The Rhodobacter sp. CZR27 genome includes a window with the following:
- the ybgC gene encoding tol-pal system-associated acyl-CoA thioesterase has product MSHRFALRVYYEDTDLAGIVYYANYLKFIERGRSEWVRGKGIDQGRLRDETGIVFAVRRVEADYLRPARFDDLLEVETRLVETGGARIVLDQEVWRDDEKLFAARVVLVCLDAEGRAARLPADVRQRLG; this is encoded by the coding sequence ATGAGCCACCGTTTCGCCCTTCGCGTTTACTACGAGGACACCGACCTCGCGGGAATCGTCTACTACGCCAACTATCTGAAGTTCATCGAGCGCGGCCGCAGCGAATGGGTCCGCGGAAAGGGCATCGACCAGGGCCGGCTGCGCGACGAGACGGGGATCGTCTTCGCCGTCCGCCGGGTCGAGGCCGATTACCTGCGTCCGGCCCGCTTCGACGACCTGCTCGAGGTCGAGACCCGGCTGGTCGAGACCGGCGGCGCGCGCATCGTGCTGGATCAGGAGGTCTGGCGCGACGACGAGAAGCTTTTCGCCGCGCGCGTGGTGCTGGTATGTCTGGATGCAGAGGGCCGGGCGGCCCGGCTTCCGGCGGATGTCCGCCAGCGCCTCGGCTGA